One Suricata suricatta isolate VVHF042 chromosome X, meerkat_22Aug2017_6uvM2_HiC, whole genome shotgun sequence genomic region harbors:
- the KLHL15 gene encoding kelch-like protein 15 isoform X2 codes for MAGDVEGFCSSIHDTSVSAGFRALYEERLLLDVTLVIEDHQFQAHKALLATQSDYFRIMFTADMRERDQDKIHLKGLTATGFSHVLQFMYYGTIELSMNTVHEILQAAMYVQLIEVVKFCCSFLLAKICLENCAEIMRLLDDFGVNIEGVREKLDAFLLDNFVPLMSRPDFLSYLSFEKLMSYLDNDHLSKFPEIELYEAVQSWLRHDRRRWRHTDTIIQNIRFCLMTPSSVFEKVKTSEFYRYSRQLRYEVDQALNYFQNVHQQPLLDMKSSRIRSAKPQTTVFRGMIGHSMVNSKILLLKKPRVWWELEGPQVPLRPDCLAIVNNFVFLLGGEELGPDGEFHASSKVFRYDPRQNSWLRMADMSVPRSEFAVGVIGKFIYAVAGRTRDETFYSTERYDITNDKWEFVDPYPVNKYGHEGTVLNNKLFITGGITSSSTSKQVCVFDPSKEGTIEQRTRRTQVVTNCWENKSKMNYARCFHKMISYNGKLYVFGGVCVILRASFESQGCPSTEVYNPETDQWTILASMPIGRSGHGVTVLDKQIMVLGGLCYNGHYSDSILTFDPEENKWKEDEYPRMPCKLDGLQVCNLHFPEYILDEISA; via the exons CAGTGTCTCTGCTGGGTTCAGAGCACTGTATGAGGAGCGATTGCTTCTTGATGTCACTCTGGTTATTGAAGATCATCAGTTCCAGGCCCATAAAGCACTGTTGGCCACCCAGAGTGATTACTTCCGAATTATGTTTACTGCAGACATGAGGGAGCGAGATCAGgacaaaattcatttaaaaggtTTAACTGCTACTGGTTTCAGCCACGTGCTTCAATTTATGTACTATGGAACTATAGAACTGAGTATGAATACTGTTCATGAGATCCTTCAGGCTGCCATGTATGTTCAACTTATAGAAGTGGTGAAGTTCTGCTGTTCTTTTCTGTTAGCAAAAATCTGCTTAGAAAATTGTGCAGAAATTATGAGACTCTTAGATGATTTTGGTGTTAACATCGAGGGAGTCAGGGAGAAGTTGGACGCCTTTCTGCTAGACAACTTTGTGCCACTCATGTCCAGGCCTGACTTCCTGTCTTATCTTAGCTTTGAGAAGCTCATGTCTTATTTGGATAATGATCATCTGAGCAAGTTCCCAGAGATAGAGCTGTACGAGGCTGTGCAGTCTTGGCTGCGGCATGATAGAAGACGCTGGAGACATACCGATACCATCATTCAGAACATCAGGTTTTGTTTGATGACCCCATCCAGTGTTTTTGAGAAG GTTAAGACATCTGAATTTTATAGATACTCCCGACAGCTGCGCTATGAAGTTGACCAAGCACTGAATTACTTTCAGAACGTTCACCAGCAGCCTTTGTTGGACATGAAATCAAGCCGCATCCGTTCTGCCAAACCCCAAACTACAGTATTCCGAGGCATGATTGGACATAGCATGGTTAACAGTAAAATCCTTCTCttaaagaaaccaagagtctggtgGGAATTGGAGGGCCCACAAGTTCCTCTGCGCCCGGACTGCCTTGCTATCGTCAATAACTTTGTGTTCTTGTTGGGCGGGGAAGAACTGGGCCCAGATGGCGAATTCCATGCTTCTTCCAAAGTGTTCAGGTATGACCCCAGACAAAACTCTTGGCTCCGGATGGCAGACATGTCTGTGCCACGTTCAGAGTTTGCAGTTGGTGTCATTGGAAAGTTTATTTACGCTGTGGCAGGCAGAACCAGAGATGAGACTTTCTATTCAACTGAGAGATATGACATCACCAATGATAAGTGGGAATTCGTGGATCCTTATCCAGTTAACAAATATGGACATGAAGGGACAGTGCTCAATAACAAGTTGTTCATCACCGGTGGAATCACCTCGTCTTCCACCTCCaaacaggtgtgtgtgtttgACCCCAGTAAAGAAGGGACCATAGAACAGCGGACCAGGAGAACTCAAGTGGTTACCAACTGTTGGGAGAATAAGAGCAAAATGAATTACGCAAGATGCTTTCACAAGATGATTTCTTACAATGGCAAGCTTTACGTCTTCGGTGGCGTCTGTGTGATCTTGAGAGCCTCTTTTGAGTCTCAGGGATGCCCTTCCACAGAAGTGTACAACCCAGAGACTGATCAGTGGACCATTTTGGCATCCATGCCAATTGGCAGAAGTGGCCATGGCGTGACTGTGCTGGACAAACAGATAATGGTTCTTGGAGGCCTTTGCTACAACGGTCACTACAGCGATTCCATTCTCACTTTTGATCCGGAAGAAAACAAGTGGAAGGAAGATGAGTACCCGCGGATGCCCTGCAAGCTAGACGGTTTACAAGTGTGCAACCTGCATTTTCCGGAGTATATACTGGATGAG aTATCAGCGTAG
- the KLHL15 gene encoding kelch-like protein 15 isoform X1 gives MAGDVEGFCSSIHDTSVSAGFRALYEERLLLDVTLVIEDHQFQAHKALLATQSDYFRIMFTADMRERDQDKIHLKGLTATGFSHVLQFMYYGTIELSMNTVHEILQAAMYVQLIEVVKFCCSFLLAKICLENCAEIMRLLDDFGVNIEGVREKLDAFLLDNFVPLMSRPDFLSYLSFEKLMSYLDNDHLSKFPEIELYEAVQSWLRHDRRRWRHTDTIIQNIRFCLMTPSSVFEKVKTSEFYRYSRQLRYEVDQALNYFQNVHQQPLLDMKSSRIRSAKPQTTVFRGMIGHSMVNSKILLLKKPRVWWELEGPQVPLRPDCLAIVNNFVFLLGGEELGPDGEFHASSKVFRYDPRQNSWLRMADMSVPRSEFAVGVIGKFIYAVAGRTRDETFYSTERYDITNDKWEFVDPYPVNKYGHEGTVLNNKLFITGGITSSSTSKQVCVFDPSKEGTIEQRTRRTQVVTNCWENKSKMNYARCFHKMISYNGKLYVFGGVCVILRASFESQGCPSTEVYNPETDQWTILASMPIGRSGHGVTVLDKQIMVLGGLCYNGHYSDSILTFDPEENKWKEDEYPRMPCKLDGLQVCNLHFPEYILDEVRRCN, from the exons CAGTGTCTCTGCTGGGTTCAGAGCACTGTATGAGGAGCGATTGCTTCTTGATGTCACTCTGGTTATTGAAGATCATCAGTTCCAGGCCCATAAAGCACTGTTGGCCACCCAGAGTGATTACTTCCGAATTATGTTTACTGCAGACATGAGGGAGCGAGATCAGgacaaaattcatttaaaaggtTTAACTGCTACTGGTTTCAGCCACGTGCTTCAATTTATGTACTATGGAACTATAGAACTGAGTATGAATACTGTTCATGAGATCCTTCAGGCTGCCATGTATGTTCAACTTATAGAAGTGGTGAAGTTCTGCTGTTCTTTTCTGTTAGCAAAAATCTGCTTAGAAAATTGTGCAGAAATTATGAGACTCTTAGATGATTTTGGTGTTAACATCGAGGGAGTCAGGGAGAAGTTGGACGCCTTTCTGCTAGACAACTTTGTGCCACTCATGTCCAGGCCTGACTTCCTGTCTTATCTTAGCTTTGAGAAGCTCATGTCTTATTTGGATAATGATCATCTGAGCAAGTTCCCAGAGATAGAGCTGTACGAGGCTGTGCAGTCTTGGCTGCGGCATGATAGAAGACGCTGGAGACATACCGATACCATCATTCAGAACATCAGGTTTTGTTTGATGACCCCATCCAGTGTTTTTGAGAAG GTTAAGACATCTGAATTTTATAGATACTCCCGACAGCTGCGCTATGAAGTTGACCAAGCACTGAATTACTTTCAGAACGTTCACCAGCAGCCTTTGTTGGACATGAAATCAAGCCGCATCCGTTCTGCCAAACCCCAAACTACAGTATTCCGAGGCATGATTGGACATAGCATGGTTAACAGTAAAATCCTTCTCttaaagaaaccaagagtctggtgGGAATTGGAGGGCCCACAAGTTCCTCTGCGCCCGGACTGCCTTGCTATCGTCAATAACTTTGTGTTCTTGTTGGGCGGGGAAGAACTGGGCCCAGATGGCGAATTCCATGCTTCTTCCAAAGTGTTCAGGTATGACCCCAGACAAAACTCTTGGCTCCGGATGGCAGACATGTCTGTGCCACGTTCAGAGTTTGCAGTTGGTGTCATTGGAAAGTTTATTTACGCTGTGGCAGGCAGAACCAGAGATGAGACTTTCTATTCAACTGAGAGATATGACATCACCAATGATAAGTGGGAATTCGTGGATCCTTATCCAGTTAACAAATATGGACATGAAGGGACAGTGCTCAATAACAAGTTGTTCATCACCGGTGGAATCACCTCGTCTTCCACCTCCaaacaggtgtgtgtgtttgACCCCAGTAAAGAAGGGACCATAGAACAGCGGACCAGGAGAACTCAAGTGGTTACCAACTGTTGGGAGAATAAGAGCAAAATGAATTACGCAAGATGCTTTCACAAGATGATTTCTTACAATGGCAAGCTTTACGTCTTCGGTGGCGTCTGTGTGATCTTGAGAGCCTCTTTTGAGTCTCAGGGATGCCCTTCCACAGAAGTGTACAACCCAGAGACTGATCAGTGGACCATTTTGGCATCCATGCCAATTGGCAGAAGTGGCCATGGCGTGACTGTGCTGGACAAACAGATAATGGTTCTTGGAGGCCTTTGCTACAACGGTCACTACAGCGATTCCATTCTCACTTTTGATCCGGAAGAAAACAAGTGGAAGGAAGATGAGTACCCGCGGATGCCCTGCAAGCTAGACGGTTTACAAGTGTGCAACCTGCATTTTCCGGAGTATATACTGGATGAGGTCAGACGTTGCAACTAA